In Colletotrichum higginsianum IMI 349063 chromosome 1, whole genome shotgun sequence, one genomic interval encodes:
- a CDS encoding Proteasome subunit beta type: protein MPGFDFSNYNRNAALHARGVPLPKATSTGTTIVGCIFDGGVVIAADTRATSGPIVADKNCEKLHYIAPQIWCAGAGTAADTEFTTAIISSNLELHALSTGRKPRVVTCMTMLKQHLFQYQGHIGAYLVVAGVDPTGTHLFTVHAHGSTDKLPYVTMGSGSLAAMSVFETQWKPSLTEDEAVKLASDAIQAGIFNDLGSGSNVDVAIITKDKTTLKRGFVKPNERSAKLKSYAFPKGTTAVLNEKIIKKNEIGRYVSVTEVPAGEAMEVDT from the exons ATGCCTGGCTTCGATTTCTCGAACTACAACCGCAATGCGGCCCTCCACGCCCGAGGCGTCCCACTTCCCAAGGCGACGAGCACAGGTACCACCATCGTGGGATGCATATTTGACGGCGGTGTAGTG ATCGCCGCCGATACAAGAGCAACTTCAGGccccatcgtcgccgacaagaaTTGCGAAAAGTTGCACTACATCGCCCCCCAGATCTGGTGTGCGGGTGCCGGCACTGCCGCCGACACCGAATTCACCACGGCAATCATTTCGTCCAACCTCGAGCTTCACGCCCTCTCCACGGGCCGCAAGCCCCGTGTAGTTACCTGCATGACCATGCTCAAGCAGCACCTCTTCCAGTATCAGGGCCACATTGGCGCCTACCTCGTcgttgccggcgtcgaccccACGGGCACTCACCTCTTTACCGTCCACGCTCACGGCTCCACCGACAAGCTCCCCTACGTCACCATGGGCTCCGGCTCCCTTGCCGCCATGTCCGTCTTTGAGACCCAATGGAAGCCTTCGTtgaccgaggacgaggccgtcaagctcGCCAGCGACGCCATTCAGGCCGGTATCTTCAACGACCTTGGCTCCGGTAGCAACGTTGATGTTGCCATCATCACAAAGGACAAGACCACTCTCAAGCGCGGCTTCGTCAAGCCCAACGAGCGCAGCGCCAAGCTCAAGAGCTACGCCTTCCCCAAGGGCACCACAGCCGTGCTCAACGAGAAGATTATCAAGAAGAACGAGATTGGCCGCTACGTGAGTGTAACGGAGGTaccggccggcgaggcgaTGGAGGTTGATACCTAA
- a CDS encoding Cell cycle inhibitor, with protein MSPQRPNFIDLRAPSSMSNVSRPLRSPRLHVAGEAPPELSPLDAFALQSRLLARQLQAAANGEGRRMSRLPPLTTESPLVVQGRSEYFRSMYDSGAEEAALPELQNPGLGLRTEVEDAFPSEKDRPVSVHPRMSRIPPTPDEGIPLPTQPLPGVMRGRPLDSMEEGQNETLFGARREQSPAPMEHAPSDSYSHASPPRKDRSLPMPSPARSRENSLTGSPGKSLKGHSIDGPGLAPPRPSFGTRSTTSMSSPLDNSTDDMSNSIQSLPPRKLSSCSAYAASTMSPNLNPGPFQRSPSVCSDASMPLPRPSFNFSRPMSRAGTPGLETPTRQASSDSQPSFMFANDDSAHTPVSMNSEGFPDHLPDDGKAAPSYIYSKYSLPRGKIVQRSVPLDPHPQALIQHEQPKTIPSIVQAIQHGAPPSPPTRPSSSAEPDGLSLAKPSFDHGSQSMDRGGSVPQPPPDSGRPSTESRPSEEESRGRALTSPVHEAAARGQTAMSTATSDSNSTVRAPRSLASGAPTASDMTPEEHLAKGIECHENGSVKESTYHLRHAAKGGNPTGMLLYALACRHGWGMRPNQREGVEWLRKAAECASLEIADDEDHVKEGKFVDAMERRTRKAQFALSIYELGVSHMNGWGIEQDKALALRCFEIAGSWGDVDALAEAGFCYAQGVGCKKNLKKAAGFYRQAEAKGMNMVGNSWIHKSKYNEEDSSTKKPRSKSRTRTMFGIKTG; from the exons ATGTCGCCCCAACGCCCCAACTTCATCGACCTTCGGGCGCCTTCAAGCATGTCCAACGTATCGAGACCTTTGCGATCCCCGAGACTCCACGTTGCCGGCGAGGCACCTCCCGAATTGTCGCCGCTTGATGCTTTCGCTTTACAGAGTCGCCTCCTTGCGAGGCAGCTCCAAGCTGCCGCCAACGGCGAAGGGAGGCGCATGAGCCGGCTACCGCCTTTGACTACAGAGAGCCCCTTGGTTGTCCAGGGCCGATCAGAATACTTCCGATCCATGTATGATTCGGGAGCAGAGGAGGCCGCTCTTCCTGAACTCCAGAACCCTGGACTGGGATTGAGAACCGAGGTGGAGGACGCCTTTCCGTCCGAGAAAGACCGGCCCGTGTCGGTGCATCCTCGAATGAGTCGAATTCCGCCTACCCCCGACGAAGGCATCCCTCTACCAACGCAACCGTTGCCCGGCGTGATGCGCGGGCGACCATTGGATTCGATGGAGGAAGGCCAAAACGAGACCCTCTTCGGCGCCAGAAGGGAGCAGTCCCCAGCACCCATGGAACATGCACCTAGCGACTCATATTCGCATGCCTCACCCCCGAGAAAAGACCGATCATTGCCTATGCCTTCGCCTGCACGATCGCGTGAGAACTCGCTGACTGGATCACCCGGCAAGTCGCTCAAGGGCCACTCGATTGATGGACCAGGATTGGCACCTCCGCGACCCAGTTTCGGTACGCGATCAACCACGTCCATGTCTTCGCCGCTCGACAACTCGACCGACGACATGAGCAACTCAATTCAGTCCCTACCCCCACGAAAGCTTTCCAGCTGTAGCGCTTATGCGGCGTCAACGATGTCCCCAAACCTCAATCCAGGCCCTTTCCAACGCTCGCCATCTGTATGCTCAGATGCCTCGATGCCGCTACCACGACCATCCTTCAACTTCTCGAGACCCATGAGTCGCGCCGGCACTCCTGGGCTGGAAACCCCAACACGTCAGGCATCATCCGACAGCCAACCATCTTTCATGTTTGCAAATGATGATTCGGCTCACACCCCAGTGAGTATGAACAGCGAGGGCTTCCCCGATCACCTGCCCGACGATGGTAAAGCCGCCCCTTCATACATCTACTCCAAGTACTCCCTTCCTCGAGGCAAGATTGTCCAAAGATCAGTCCCTCTGGATCCTCATCCTCAAGCACTCATCCAACATGAGCAGCCCAAGACCATCCCGAGCATTGTGCAGGCCATTCAACACGGCGCCCCTCCTTCACCCCCGACTCGGCCGTCTAGCTCGGCAGAGCCTGATGGCCTTAGCTTGGCTAAACCATCATTTGATCATGGAAGTCAAAGTATGGACCGAGGCGGGTCAgtgccgcagccgcctccCGACTCCGGTCGTCCGTCTACCGAGAGCCGGCCCTCAGAGGAGGAGTCAAGGGGCCGGGCTCTCACCTCTCCAGTGCAcgaagctgctgctcgagggcAGACTGCCATGTCAACGGCCACCAGCGACTCCAACAGCACGGTCAGGGCGCCGCGCTCCTTAGCCTCAGGCGCTCCAACCGCGTCTGACATGACCCCGGAGGAACATTTGGCTAAGGGTATTGAGTGCCACGAGAACGGCTCGGTAAAGGAGTCGACTTACCACCTTCGACATGCCGCCAAGGGAGGCAACCCGACAGGTATGCTTCTGTATGCGTTGGCATGCAGACATGGCTGGGGCATGCGGCCCAACCAACGAGAGGGCGTCGAGTGGCTGAGAAAGGCTGCCGAATGCGCCAGTCTTGAAAttgccgatgacgaggaccATGTCAAGGAAGGCAAGTTTGTTGATGCCATGGAGAGACGAACTCGTAAGGCGCAGTTCGCTCTGAGCATTTACGAGCTTGGGGTGAGCCACATGAATGGCTGGGGTATTGAGCAGGACAAGGCTCTCGCGTTGAGATGCTTTGAGATTGCCGGGT CCTGGGGTGATGTTGATGctctggccgaggccggcttTTGCTATGCCCAAGGTGTTGGGTGCAAGAAGAACCTCAAAAAGGCAGCTGGCTTCTACAGacaggccgaggccaaagGGATGAACATGGTTGGCAACAGCTG GATCCATAAGTCCAAGTACAACGAGGAGGACAGTAGCACCAAGAAGCCTCGTAGCAAGTCTAGGACACGCACCATGTTTGGCATTAAGACTGGCTAG